Part of the Archaeoglobus neptunius genome, CCATGCTTGCAAAGAGCTGGGAAATAGAGAAAGAAGGCAAGGAAATAACCTTCGTGCTGAATAAGGGAATTAAGTTCTCTGACGGGAGTGAGCTGAGAAGTGATGCAGTCAAATTCACAGTGCTGTGGCTTGCCAGCAATCATCCTCTTGGAAAAGAGACGTTTGAGGCAGCAGACGTCGTTGACGACTACACCGTCACAATTCGTTATCAGAATGCCGGGTTTTTCAACCTTGCCAAAATGGCTGAGTTCCACATGGCCATCATGTCACCAAAGTCAGTGAAACCTGAGGGTGACGCTAACGGCAAGTGGGTGTTTCCGATAGGTACAGGTCCACTGAAGGCCGTGGATTACAGAGAGGGTGAATATGCGATTTATGAGCCAAATCCCTACTGGTACGGAAGATACGATCTGGAACCGAAATTCAAGAAGCTCGTCGTCAAGTTTGTGAAGGATGAGGACACCAGAGTAATGGCCCTGAGAAGCGGTGAGGTTGACTGCATCTCCGACTTCGTACACGGAGGAAGTGACTACACTCCACGGAACCAGCTCGCAATTCTGAGGCAAGATGGATACAAGGTTTTCAAAAGAAATGAGCCACTAACGTGGATAATCGCCTTTAACTACAACAAGGAACCTTTCAGCGATGTCAAGCTGAGGAAGGCCGTAGATCTTGCGATAGACAGGAGCGAGGTTACCAAGATTTTCAACGACGAGGTGCTTCCAGCATACACGCTGTTTCCCGAAAGTGCTCCGGGCGTAAAGGAGGCAAAGAAACAGGGTGTTGTGTACGAATGTAACGTTGATGAGGCGAAAAGGTTGGTTGAGGAGGCAGGCTTAAGCAGAGAGGTAAGGCTGATCGTCGACAAGTCGCAGGGAGATCAGATTCTCGTCAGCCAACTGATACAGAGGAGGTTGAAAAAGGTTGGATTCGATGTTGCCCTCGATGTGCTTGAGGGCGGTGCCTACAAGGAAAGGAGAGATAGCGGAGAATACGACATGAGACTCTACTACATCGGCGGAACTGACAGAAGATTCTACATGAGGCTTTACTGGAGATTCCACCCAGATCAGAAGTGGAAAGCATACGTGAGTGAAAGAAGCGGGGATCTGTGCAAGAGAATACTGGGAGAATTCGATGAGGAAAGAAGGAAACGTCTGCTAACAGAGTTTTACAAGGTCATATACGAGGAGAGAGGTGTTGTTCCGCTCTACTTTGACATAATGACGATCGTTGCATCACCGAAGACTGAACTTAAGGAGGGAGAGGTATTCAGATGGCCAAACGGTTACGAGGTGGGTGAGCCGCTCTTTTACGGGGTGGGTGTAAGGGCCTAATGCGATATCTGGTAAGAAGACTGATCCAGGCAGCACTGACAATCCTGGGAATCTCATTTATTTCCTTTTCCCTACTCTACATTTTCCCGGGCGATCCTGCTGAGTTCATCCTCAGCATAAGATACGGCTACGAACCGAGCTTACAGGACATTGCAAATTTCAGAAAAGTACTGGGTCTTGACAGACCGCTGATAGTGCAGTATCTTGACTGGTTATCGAGAGCTTTGAGAGGAGACTTTGGAAATTCTTGGGTGGAAAACAAGTCGGTTGCTGAGCTTATACTGGAAAGACTGCCAGTATCTCTCGAGCTTTTTGCAGCGACCTTCGTAATCTCACTCATCTTCGCCTTCATCCTCGGAGTGCTGGCGGCAATGTACAAGGATAAAGCTGTAGATCAGTTCAGCAGGATTTTCACGCTGCTCGGAATAAGCATTCCAAGCTTCTGGCTCGGTCTAATCCTGATCTGGGTCTTTTCCGTCAATCTGCATATTCTGCCGGCTTTTGGTTATGGCAGTGTAAAACATCTCATACTACCGGTAGCAACCTGGAGCTTCTCCTTCATGGCCATAAAGACAAGATTCATCAGAGCCGCAGTTCTGGAAGAGCTCTCGAAGGAATATGTGTTTACAGCGAGAACGAAAGGGCTGGCTGAGAAGATTGTGATTGTCAGGCATGCAATGCGAAATGCGATGATACCGATCATAACATACATCTCAATGTCGATCAGCCACCTCATCGTTGGAGCTGTCATGGTTGAGGTTGTGTTTTCGCTGAACGGTCTTGGATCGCTCCTCGTTAAGTCTGCATTCGAGAGAGACTTTCCGGTTGTGCAGGCCCTCGTTTTCATCTCGGGTGTGGTTATGGTGACGGTGAATCTGATTGTTGATCTCCTCTATCCCCTAATGGATCCCAGGATCAGATATGGCGACTGAGTTTGCCCGATTCGAACCAAAATTTAATCTCACACTGCTGGTCGGACTTACTATAGTCCTCATCATCGCTCTCCTCAGCATCGTCGCCCCTCTCAGCGGAGATGCATACAGAGTAAACATGAATGAAAGGCTCTCACCACCGTCCATCCAGCATCCTTTCGGAACAGATCAGCTCGGTAGGGATATGTTTTCTCGAGTTCTGTATGGTGGTAGAGTCACACTACTGGTTGCAGTTACGATTTCTGCCATCTCTATGTCTGCAGGCTGCATGATCGGTGCTGCTGCTGGCTATTTTGGAAAAACGGTAGATGATGTTGCGAGCAGGATTATCGATGTTTTCATGTCGATTCCTGAAATCGTGCTCAACATCGCAATGGTCGGAGTTTTCTGCGTTGTCTACGGAGCATCGACATGGATTGTAGTTTTCGCTGTCTCGTTCACAAACTGGGTCAGCTACGCAAGACTGATGAGAGGAATGGTCCTTTCACTGAAGGAGAGAGAGTTCGTGATCTGCACCAAAGCAATGGGGGCTGGCGAAGGATATATTCTTATCAGGCACATCATCCCGAACGCTCTCCCCCCCATACTCGTACTTGCTACTCTCAATATCGGCGGGGTGATAACAACCATAGCCGGCCTTGGTTTTCTTGGACTCGGTATCCAGCCACCAACACCGGATTGGGGGCAGATGCTCAGCTCTGGCAAGAACTATATAACGACAGCCTGGTGGCTGACCTTTTTCCCCGGATTGTTCATAGCTCTTTCAGTTCTAGGTTTCAACCTTCTGGGAGAGGGGCTGAGGGATGTTCTCGGCTGTGATGGATATGCTCAGGGCTGAGGGGCTGAAAGTGTACTTCAAGACCGGGATGGGAATCGTGAGAGCGGTGGACAACGCAAGTTTTGAGGTTAAGGAGGGGGAAAGCTTCACCTTCGTGGGCGAGAGTGGAAGCGGAAAGACCGTGCTGGCCAGTGCGATTATAAGGCTCCTTCCAAGAAACGCAATTCTAAGCGGAAAGGTTTTCTTCAAAGGCAGAAATCTTATGGATCTTAACGAGGATGAAATGCGCCGTGTGAGAAGGGATGAGATAGCATACATTCCCCAGAGCCAGTCATCGCTGAACCCGCTGCTGAGGGTCGGATTTCAATGTGCAGAAGCTCTGATCGACAGAGGTGAGAAGAAATCAAAAGCACTGCACAGAGTCTCAAAGTTATTCGAGTTTCTGGGGATAGGGTGGAGGATGGACGACTATCCGCATGCGTTCAGCGGTGGGATGAAACAGAGAATACTGCTCGCAATGGGTCTGCTGAGAGATCCAGATCTGATCATCGCCGACGAACCCACAAAAGGGCTGGATGCGAACAGAAGAGATCAGGTGGTCGAGGCTTTCCGGAGGTTGAGCAGCAAAACGTTAATTACAATAACCCATGATCTGCTCTTCGCCGAAAAAATTGCCGAAAGAGTGGCGGTGATGTACTGCGGAGAGATTGTCGAGATCTCCAGGGCCAGAAAATTTTTTGCTGATCCGCTTCACCCCTATTCCAAGGGTCTTCTCGAAAGTCTACCACAAAGAGGACTGAAGCCAATAGACGGTTTCCAGCCGAGCCTGATAAACGCACCGCAAGGTTGCAGATTCAGGGAGAGGTGTGGTCTTTCCATGCAAAAATGCAAAATCGATCCTCCAATGGTTAAAGTTGGAAACACTTACGTGAGGTGCTGGATATATGCTGATAAGATGTTCTGAAATCTTTAAATCATTCAACTCGGGCAGGAGGAAAATTGAAGTCCTGAGAGGCTGTTCTCTCAGCATAAACGAAGCTACAACAGTTGTGCTTTTCGGTGAGAGTGGTTGCGGTAAAACAACACTCGGGAGGATCCTTCTCGGACTCATCAAACCCGACAGAGGCAGGGTGTTTTTCAGAGATGTTGAGATTACCTCACAGAGTAAACTTCCGCAGGAAATGCGGAGAAAGCTTCAACTCATCCCGCAAAATCCCGCAGAAGCGCTGGATCCGAGATGGAAGATATACGACAGCATAGCCGAACCGCTGAGGATTCATGGACTTACTGAAAACAGGGAAGAAGAGATGAACGCCGTGATGGAAATCTGTGAAAGAGTCGGATTAAAGGATGAACAGATCAGCAGAAGACCTGCAGAGTTGAGCGGAGGGGAGTTGCAGAGGGTTGCCATCGCTAGGGCCATGATCATGAGACCCGAGTTCGTCGTCTGCGATGAACCAACATCCATGCTCGACGTTTCAATTCAGGCTGCGGTTGTGAGGATGCTAACTGAAATGCAGAGGGAGTTTGGAGTCTCATATCTTTTCATAACACACGACATCGACCTTGCCAAAGTTATTGCGGATAAAATGTACATCATGCAGAATGGAAGGATAATCAGAGAACTGAAAGGAGAAGAGCTGCAAGAGCTATCACCAGGGAGTTCGATACTATGTGAACAATCAGCAACTTCAACCCATCTCTAAACCCGAAAAACGATGTGAAAAGAGGTAACGATAGCCTTGTGGCCTCTACGAACACATGCAGAATTCTGGAGACGTAAACGTCCATCAAAGCCCTTTTCCATTCCAGAACTCCAGCATTTATTAGGGTTCCCGCAGCGCTTATTCCTGCCGTCGTGCTCATTGCCCCCGAAAATAGAATTATCAGATCGGCATTTTTCCCGGCATCGAACTGGAAGATAAGGAAGGTCAGGTAAACGGATGCTGCCAGAATTGCGGTGGTTCTTGCGAAAACCCTGAAAATGTCAATGAAATCAAACTCGTAGTCGTTAGTCTCTGCTTTAACATCGGCTTCCGAACTCACCCCTTTAATTCCCGGTAGAACAAGCATTGCAGAGAAAATAAGCCTCGAGACTATATCGAGGGATACGAAATAAAGCCCTATTCTGATTCCAAGCGTAGAAACGGCAATCGGAGCGAGGAATAAGATTGCAGCTCTTAAGCCGCGAGGAAGTGTTGAAATTGCTACATATCGAGCAACACCTTTCAGGCCTAAATCTCCAGATTTATACATCGCCGAAAGAGCGGAGACGCCAACCACCGGATGAATTAGAAATGATGTGACGGCAAATCCACCCCCAATAGTCTTTCTGAACCTGGAGAATAGAAAATTCGTTGCAATCAGGCTCGCAAACATTACCGGAAGTATCATTGAAAGTAAGTCCAGCGTCCGGATTAGGGCTTCTTCTGGCTCCACACTTCCGCTTCGGTCAAGGATTTTTTAAGAATTGCCAAATTCACAGTTGCATGACGGCTCAACCCATCCCAATCCGTGCACTCTGGACATAATTTACCGGTATCTGCAGTGCTCCAAGCCAGATTGAACATGCGGGGGGCGGGATTCGAACCCGCGGACCCCTTCGGGACAGGGTCTCTTAGCCAAAGCTCTTAAGCCCTGCGCCTTTTCCTGGCTCGGCAACCCCCGCTTAGAGAAATTTTGTTCGCAGTGTTTTAATCTTTTGGTAGCGTTAAGCTTAATAACCAAATCGTTTAATGCCATTCAGGGGCTCGTGGTCTAGCGGTTATGACGTCGCCCTTACAAGGCGGAGATCGCCGGTTCGAATCCGGCCGAGCCCATTTATTTTTGAATACTAAGATTTCAAAGGGTTCTCCAGTCCTAAAAGAGTCCAATAGTTTATCGATAGTCTCTGAAAATCGATTTCTAAAATTCTCTTTTAAAAATATATAATTCTCTTGTGAAATTCTGATATGTAAATCAACTCTTCTCTGGCTGTTTTTCGCTGATTGATGTTTCCTTAATGTTGATTCAGAATATGTTCCAGATTGTTCCATGTGGAACATAAGGGCGGCGAAGGTTAATAATGTTTCGTGATGAAATCTTTTTACTGGTTTGAAGTGGGTTTTCATTTTT contains:
- a CDS encoding ABC transporter substrate-binding protein is translated as MELSRRDFIRYSGAAAATLLGLSLLGCSQKKTGKGEIEKTFYKETVVMGYGKDHNLKGGKWGIGFFPKVNTLEHLVEYDLKDDKCLPMLAKSWEIEKEGKEITFVLNKGIKFSDGSELRSDAVKFTVLWLASNHPLGKETFEAADVVDDYTVTIRYQNAGFFNLAKMAEFHMAIMSPKSVKPEGDANGKWVFPIGTGPLKAVDYREGEYAIYEPNPYWYGRYDLEPKFKKLVVKFVKDEDTRVMALRSGEVDCISDFVHGGSDYTPRNQLAILRQDGYKVFKRNEPLTWIIAFNYNKEPFSDVKLRKAVDLAIDRSEVTKIFNDEVLPAYTLFPESAPGVKEAKKQGVVYECNVDEAKRLVEEAGLSREVRLIVDKSQGDQILVSQLIQRRLKKVGFDVALDVLEGGAYKERRDSGEYDMRLYYIGGTDRRFYMRLYWRFHPDQKWKAYVSERSGDLCKRILGEFDEERRKRLLTEFYKVIYEERGVVPLYFDIMTIVASPKTELKEGEVFRWPNGYEVGEPLFYGVGVRA
- a CDS encoding ABC transporter permease, whose protein sequence is MRYLVRRLIQAALTILGISFISFSLLYIFPGDPAEFILSIRYGYEPSLQDIANFRKVLGLDRPLIVQYLDWLSRALRGDFGNSWVENKSVAELILERLPVSLELFAATFVISLIFAFILGVLAAMYKDKAVDQFSRIFTLLGISIPSFWLGLILIWVFSVNLHILPAFGYGSVKHLILPVATWSFSFMAIKTRFIRAAVLEELSKEYVFTARTKGLAEKIVIVRHAMRNAMIPIITYISMSISHLIVGAVMVEVVFSLNGLGSLLVKSAFERDFPVVQALVFISGVVMVTVNLIVDLLYPLMDPRIRYGD
- a CDS encoding ABC transporter permease, with protein sequence MATEFARFEPKFNLTLLVGLTIVLIIALLSIVAPLSGDAYRVNMNERLSPPSIQHPFGTDQLGRDMFSRVLYGGRVTLLVAVTISAISMSAGCMIGAAAGYFGKTVDDVASRIIDVFMSIPEIVLNIAMVGVFCVVYGASTWIVVFAVSFTNWVSYARLMRGMVLSLKEREFVICTKAMGAGEGYILIRHIIPNALPPILVLATLNIGGVITTIAGLGFLGLGIQPPTPDWGQMLSSGKNYITTAWWLTFFPGLFIALSVLGFNLLGEGLRDVLGCDGYAQG
- a CDS encoding ABC transporter ATP-binding protein; the protein is MFSAVMDMLRAEGLKVYFKTGMGIVRAVDNASFEVKEGESFTFVGESGSGKTVLASAIIRLLPRNAILSGKVFFKGRNLMDLNEDEMRRVRRDEIAYIPQSQSSLNPLLRVGFQCAEALIDRGEKKSKALHRVSKLFEFLGIGWRMDDYPHAFSGGMKQRILLAMGLLRDPDLIIADEPTKGLDANRRDQVVEAFRRLSSKTLITITHDLLFAEKIAERVAVMYCGEIVEISRARKFFADPLHPYSKGLLESLPQRGLKPIDGFQPSLINAPQGCRFRERCGLSMQKCKIDPPMVKVGNTYVRCWIYADKMF
- a CDS encoding ABC transporter ATP-binding protein; the encoded protein is MLIRCSEIFKSFNSGRRKIEVLRGCSLSINEATTVVLFGESGCGKTTLGRILLGLIKPDRGRVFFRDVEITSQSKLPQEMRRKLQLIPQNPAEALDPRWKIYDSIAEPLRIHGLTENREEEMNAVMEICERVGLKDEQISRRPAELSGGELQRVAIARAMIMRPEFVVCDEPTSMLDVSIQAAVVRMLTEMQREFGVSYLFITHDIDLAKVIADKMYIMQNGRIIRELKGEELQELSPGSSILCEQSATSTHL